Proteins from a genomic interval of Streptomyces fodineus:
- a CDS encoding DMT family transporter yields MTTSNAASGLPVGRGLLYLIITGAAWGTAGAAAGLVYRTSDMGAFGLSFWRCALGLVLLLAGRGLRPRVRPAAAEPLVRGAGRVLATGLGLAVFQTAYFAAVESTGLAVATVVTLGAGPVLIALGARLLLGERLGAGGALAVAGALAGLAVLTFGGSAATVRPAGVFLALVSAAGYSAMTLLTRWRGKGGGADASDTTVGAFAVTGLCLLPFALHEGLLPHTAHPARLLWLVLYIAAVPTALAYALYFAGAAVVRSATVSVIMLLEPVTAAVLAVVLLGERLTATTAAGTLLLLGAVAGLAASEARGAGRRESVPV; encoded by the coding sequence TTGACGACGTCGAACGCCGCTTCTGGCCTGCCCGTCGGGCGTGGCCTGCTCTATCTGATCATCACCGGTGCCGCCTGGGGCACCGCCGGCGCCGCCGCCGGCCTGGTCTACCGGACCAGTGACATGGGCGCCTTCGGGCTGTCCTTCTGGCGCTGCGCGCTGGGCCTCGTGCTGCTGCTCGCCGGACGGGGACTGCGCCCGCGCGTCCGCCCGGCCGCCGCCGAACCCCTGGTCCGCGGGGCCGGCCGGGTCCTCGCCACCGGCCTGGGTCTGGCGGTGTTCCAGACCGCCTACTTCGCCGCCGTGGAGTCGACCGGGCTGGCCGTGGCCACCGTCGTCACCCTCGGCGCCGGCCCCGTCCTCATCGCGCTCGGCGCCCGGCTGCTGCTCGGGGAACGGCTGGGCGCCGGCGGGGCGCTGGCCGTCGCCGGGGCGCTCGCCGGGCTGGCCGTGCTGACCTTCGGCGGCTCGGCCGCGACCGTGCGCCCGGCGGGTGTGTTCCTGGCGCTCGTCTCGGCCGCGGGCTACAGCGCCATGACCCTGCTGACCCGGTGGCGGGGGAAGGGCGGCGGCGCCGACGCCTCCGACACCACCGTCGGGGCCTTCGCGGTGACCGGCCTGTGCCTGCTGCCGTTCGCGTTGCACGAGGGCCTGCTGCCGCACACCGCCCACCCGGCCCGGCTGCTGTGGCTCGTGCTCTACATCGCCGCCGTGCCCACGGCGCTCGCGTACGCCCTGTACTTCGCCGGGGCAGCCGTCGTACGGTCCGCCACCGTCTCCGTGATCATGCTGCTGGAGCCGGTGACCGCGGCCGTGCTCGCCGTCGTCCTGCTCGGCGAGCGGCTGACGGCGACCACGGCGGCCGGCACCCTGCTCCTGCTCGGCGCCGTCGCGGGCCTGGCCGCGAGCGAGGCCCGCGGGGCCGGCCGCCGGGAGTCGGTCCCGGTGTGA